In the Sarcophilus harrisii chromosome 3, mSarHar1.11, whole genome shotgun sequence genome, one interval contains:
- the ARCN1 gene encoding coatomer subunit delta, which yields MVLLAAAVCTKAGKAIVSRQFVEMTRTRIEGLLAAFPKLMNTGKQHTFVETESVRYVYQPMEKLYMVLITTKNSNILEDLETLRLFSRVIPEYCRALEENEISEHCFDLIFAFDEIVALGYRENVNLAQIRTFTEMDSHEEKVFRAVRETQEREAKAEMRRKAKELQQARRDAERQGKKAPGFGGFGSSAVSGGSTAAMITETIIETEKTKVAPAPARPSGPSKALKLGAKGKEVDNFVDKLKSEGETIMSSNAGKRSSEAAKVLTPPVNMESVHMKIEEKITLTCGRDGGLQNMELHGMIMLRISDDKFGRIRLHVENEDKKGVQLQTHPNVDKKLFTAESLIGLKNPEKSFPVNSDVGVLKWRLQTTEESFIPLTINCWPSESGNGCDVNIEYELQEENLELNDVVITIPLPSGVGAPVIGEIDGEYRHDSRRNTLEWCLPVIDAKNKSGSLEFSIAGQPNDFFPVQVSFISKKNYCNIQVTKVTQVDGNSPVRFSTETTFLVDKYEIL from the exons ATG GTGCTGTTGGCAGCAGCTGTCTGCACAAAAGCAGGGAAAGCTATAGTCTCTAGACAGTTTGTGGAAATGACCCGGACTCGAATTGAAGGGTTGCTGGCAGCTTTCCCCAAGCTTATGAACACTGGAAAGCAACACACGTTTGTTGAGACAGAGAGTGTAAGATACGTATATCAACCTATGGAGAAGCTGTACATGGTTCTGATCACCACCAAAAATAGTAACATCCTGGAGGACCTGGAGACTCTACGGCTCTTCTCTAGAGTG ATCCCTGAATATTGCCGAGccttagaagaaaatgagatatctGAGCACTGCTTTGACCTGATTTTTGCCTTTGATGAGATTGTTGCCCTGGGTTACCGAGAGAATGTTAACCTGGCACAAATCAGGACTTTCACAGAAATGGACTCTCACGAGGAGAAGGTGTTCCGGGCAGTTCGAGAG ACTCAGGAACGTGAGGCCAAGGCGGAGATGAGGCGTAAAGCAAAGGAGTTACAACAAGCCCGAAGAGATGCTGAGAGACAGGGCAAAAAAGCACCAGGCTTTGGAGGATTTGGAAGCTCAGCAGTTTCTGGTGGTAGCACAGCTGCCATGATCACAGAGACTATCattgaaacagaaaaaacaaaagtggCACCTGCACCAGCCAG ACCTTCAGGACCAAGCAAAGCTTTGAAACTTGGAGCCAAAGGAAAAGAAGTAGACAACTTTGTGGACAAACTAAAATCTGAAGGTGAAACCATTATGTCCTCCAATGCAGGCAAACGTAGCTCTGAAGCAGCCAAAGTGCTCACACCACCTGTTAACATGGAAAG TGTGCATATgaagattgaagaaaaaattacattgaCCTGTGGGCGAGATGGAGGTTTGCAGAACATGGAGCTACATGGCATGATCATGCTAAGGATCTCAGATGACAAATTTGGTCGGATTCGTCTACATGtggaaaatgaagataagaaGGGAGTACAACTACAA ACCCACCCAAATGTGGACAAAAAACTCTTTACTGCAGAGTCTCTCATTGGTTTGAAGAATCCAGAGAAGTCATTCCCAGTCAACAGTGATGTTGGGGTGCTAAAATGGAGGCTACAGACCACAGAGGAATCTTTCATTCCATTGACAA TTAACTGCTGGCCCTCTGAAAGTGGAAATGGCTGTGATGTCAACATAGAATATGAGCTACAAGAAGAAAACTTAGAACTGAATGATGTAGTCATTACCATCCCACTTCC GTCTGGAGTTGGTGCCCCTGTAATTGGTGAGATTGATGGTGAATATCGTCATGATAGTCGACGCAACACCTTGGAGTGGTGCCTGCCAGTGATTGATGCCAAAAACAAGAGTGGCAGCCTAGAATTCAGCATTGCTGGGCAGCCCAATGACTTCTTTCCTGTGCAAGTCTCCTTCATCTCCAAAAAGAATTATTGCAACATACAG